In a genomic window of Spodoptera frugiperda isolate SF20-4 chromosome 18, AGI-APGP_CSIRO_Sfru_2.0, whole genome shotgun sequence:
- the LOC118277924 gene encoding peroxisomal biogenesis factor 3 translates to MLEGLKDFLRRHKRKFIVTGAVFGGLYLLTGYAQRKLREWQEKEAKRFFEMTRKKQHFESTERTCNQTILSLSKIVTESILSILNTEEIVQKLQDNPENKLALWEQLKIMIFTRICVLVYALNILQVILRVQLNIIGGYLYRDSVHEEDSLVDGDLQAKYLSLCHHFVDRGVEDLVKQIESAVKKVVEPVSLKKKMTLREVEQIFWSIQTILCTDTTEGDPVKKMVQYLMGNAEISGAKLDTIVKETMDLLESDEVTTVTMSSVSRSFSSIIDEIANLFVSKSAPTSKNHLELNVDHVITNGALKLGASPDTFVDVNKVEIHFVKLLPVISELITKNTCKGNTNIPDLLTQQLTLSDKLKLLGANIYEVFSSA, encoded by the coding sequence ATGTTGGAAGGACTCAAGGACTTTTTGCGCCGTCACAAACGCAAGTTTATTGTGACAGGTGCTGTGTTTGGTggattatatttattaactgGCTATGCACAAAGAAAATTGCGAGAATGGCAGGAAAAGGAGGCCAAAAGATTTTTCGAAATGACTCGTAAAAAACAACACTTTGAGAGCACTGAACGTACATGTAATCAAACAATATTATCACTGTCCAAAATTGTGACAGAAAgtattttaagtatattaaacACTGAAGAAATAGTTCAGAAACTGCAGGATAATCCAGAAAACAAATTAGCATTATGGGAACAATTGAAGATAATGATATTTACAAGAATATGTGTCCTTGTGTATGCACTGAACATATTGCAAGTGATACTACGAGTACAGCTCAACATTATTGGTGGTTATCTGTACAGAGATTCAGTCCACGAGGAAGATTCACTGGTGGATGGTGACTTGCAAGCAAAGTATTTGTCTCTGTGCCACCATTTTGTAGATAGAGGTGTGGAAGACTTAGTGAAACAGATAGAGTCAGCTGTGAAGAAGGTTGTTGAACCTGtttctttaaagaaaaagaTGACATTGCGAGAGGTGGAGCAAATATTCTGGTCTATACAAACCATATTGTGTACAGATACCACAGAAGGTGACCCTGTAAAGAAAATGGTGCAGTACTTAATGGGTAATGCAGAGATCAGCGGGGCAAAGCTAGACACCATTGTTAAAGAAACAATGGATCTATTAGAAAGTGATGAGGTCACCACCGTTACCATGTCATCTGTAAGCCGTAGCTTTTCATCCATCATAGATGAAATTGCCAATTTATTTGTATCCAAATCTGCACCCACCAGTAAGAATCATTTAGAGCTAAATGTTGATCATGTGATCACGAATGGGGCATTGAAACTAGGAGCAAGTCCTGACACTTTTGTAGATGTCAATAAGGTAGAGATACACTTTGTAAAACTCTTACCTGTTATTAGTGAACTCATTACAAAGAACACATGTAAGGGTAACACTAACATTCCAGATTTATTGACTCAGCAACTCACACTAAGTGACAAGTTGAAACTTCTAGGGGCTAACATATATGAAGTATTCAGTAGTGCTTAG
- the LOC118277925 gene encoding proteasome assembly chaperone 2: MAQVNHWKILTDCDFTGYTLVIPSVAVGNVGQLAGDLMISSLHMTKVGIIYSPALIPISGYDPYKIGSNSISSCCELYQCAERKVVILLLRAPLVYKYAKQFLTEVVDKFKGQNIKDVVILTSSFAHERKHIMTSPFRYVVNDLCLYTNKLRTLDWVEHETSGEPVKILGGGFASLLFEITKEKSVPCLLLYKFASEGDNIPDAYEMVQYLNTVIPLFNDSDLFSQLVPPVSWNLMYGGPPPKNIY; this comes from the coding sequence ATGGCTCAAGTTAATCATTGGAAAATATTAACAGACTGTGATTTTACTGGATATACATTGGTTATACCAAGTGTGGCAGTTGGAAATGTTGGGCAACTAGCTGGTGATTTAATGATTTCTTCTTTACACATGACGAAGGTTGGAATAATTTACAGTCCAGCACTTATTCCTATATCGGGATACGATCCTTATAAGATTGGGTCTAACTCTATATCAAGTTGCTGTGAACTTTATCAGTGTGCTGAAAGGAAAGTGGTAATTCTGCTGTTGAGGGCACCGCTAGTTTATAAGTATGCAAAGCAATTCCTCACAGAAGTCGTGGACAAATTCAAGGGTCAAAATATCAAGGATGTTGTAATACTAACTAGTAGTTTTGCTCATGAGAGGAAGCATATAATGACATCACCTTTCCGATATGTGGTGAATGATCTATGTTTGTACACAAATAAGCTGAGGACTTTGGATTGGGTTGAACATGAAACCAGTGGCGAGCCTGTGAAAATACTTGGAGGCGGCTTTGCATCATTACTGTTTGAAATAACCAAGGAGAAGTCTGTGCCATGCTTACTACTATACAAATTTGCATCGGAGGGAGACAATATACCTGATGCTTATGAAATGGTGCAGTACTTGAACACCGTTATACCACTCTTCAATGATTCAGACCTATTCTCACAATTAGTCCCTCCAGTGTCATGGAACCTCATGTACGGAGGGCCACcacctaaaaatatttattaa